Sequence from the Clostridium saccharobutylicum DSM 13864 genome:
ATGATTGAAATTAAAAGCAGCAACAATGAAAAAAATCTTGATGTTTCATAAATATATTTGGAATTAATTTAGATATATTTGCTGTTATGTATACTTTTAACAATATTTATATCGATAGAGATAACGGTGAAATGGAGGTTAAAATGAAAAAAACATTTCGAATAGTTTTTATAGGTCTTTTAGTTTCTCAAGCTTTGGCACTTTATACAATTGAAAGTATGATTCCAGTACCTTTCATTGCTCCTGGTGCCAAACTTGGATTAACAAATTTAATTACTGTCATAGCTTTATACATATTAAATAACAAAAAGGATGTTTTTCTAATAATATTATTGCGGTTATTGTTATCAACTATATTCAATGGAAGCTTATCTACATTTATGTATGGTGCTGCAGGTGCAATTCTCAGTTATTATGTAATGATATTTGTTAAAAAATTTGGAAAAGATAGAGTGAGCATAGTAGGAGTAAGCTGTTCTGGAGCGGTATTTCACAATATTGGTCAATTAGTAGTAGCTTCAGCTATAGTTCAAAATATAGCTGTTATGCTCTATTTACCTATATTATCGATAGCAGGAATTGGTACAGGAATTTTTATTGGAGTGACTGCAAATTTTGTAGTTAAACATTTATCTAAGTTACCATATTTTAAAAGTCTGAATTTAGACTTATGAGGTGACTAAACGAAAGTAAGGGTACTCTGTTGCTCGATTGCTATAGAACATAGCTATGGATTTCTAACAGTAAGAGTTGCTCAATTCCTGCATGTTCCCCAGACAAGCAAGAATTGAACAACTTTTACTGAAGAAATACCTATAGCCATATTCTAAATGCAATGCTCGCAAAAGAGTACCCTTGCTTTCTGGTTTGGAATGTATTTCAAAGTTTAAAGCTAATTTATAATTTGTTGTATAAAATAGACTTTTTCGCATCCTTCTATAGATATCTAATTTAAGATTTAGACTTATAATTAGAATGTGTTCCCATACTAGAAATTACATAAGTTTAAGTTATTTATCTATAATTTAAGATATAAAATCAATAGATTTGTTTATAAAGATCTTTAACTTTTAGATTATTTTTCTTAGCCATGGATTTCCAACCATGATTGCCTGCAAGTTTAAATATAAGTTTAGACATTTTTGCATTAGTAAATATATTATTTATTGAATTATTAGAATTATCTTCAATATCATTTTTTAAAGTTAAGAAAGCGTTATAAACAGGTTTTTTCATACGAGAGTTTAAAGGAATGTTTTTAGAGCCTTTAAGAAATTCACCGCCACCTATACCAAGACCAAATCGCCAGTTAAAATTTATTCTCTTAGAATAATTTTTTAAAATATCAAGAGCTATTTTATTTTGAATGCCTTCTAAGAATCCACAATTAACAAGTCCATACATATCAATATTTGGAGTGTTTTTGTCTTTAAGAAAATCTTCAAATGTAGCAAGAAAATTTAACATTGTGCTTGGAAAACAATCTGCATATAAAGGGGAAATGAAAATAACTTTATCATATAATAAAAGCTCATTTAACGAATTCTCATTGTTAACAAGATTGCTTATATAGTATTCTTTTGATTTAACATTAGTACTTAATAATTTAGTTAATTCGTTTATAAGATAACTAGAAGTACCTTTTCCTTTTCTTGGACTTCCATTTATAATACATAAATTAATCATAGAATAAACCCTCCCTACAAATTTTTAAGTATTTTTTTAGATTCGGATATATCTTTAATTATATAAACTTCATAGTCTGGAATACATAAATTAATAGCATTTCTTCTAACTAAATCTTTAAAAGTTTCTTCTTCATCAAAAGTAATATTTTTATTATATCCTATTACAATAAATTTAAGGTCTTTTTTATAACGAGGAAGATGATGAAGCTCACCATTAACTGTTTGAAAAAAAGGCAATAAAATGCCTATTGATCTATCAATTACATTTTTTACGTAAGAAGTATAGCAGCCATATTTTATTTCAGTTAGAATTACAAAAGTATCACCTTCTAAAATATATTTTGGCATTTCTGTATAGGAATCTTCGATAATGCATCTACCTGGTGTCTTGAGCCAACAATTAAAACATCCTAAGCAACCATTAATATTATCTATCTCTTTTGAAAGTACTCTTGAATTAGGAGGTAACACAGATGTAAGTTCTTTTGAATCGTCAACATTTAAATCATGAATTAATAACATAGAAAGTCTCCTTTTTATTCACAGAAATATATACAAACTAACAAGTATATATTTGTTGAAATTTTATATTTATTTGTAATTTTTATATTAGGGTAATTTTAAGTTATATTTATTAATAAATATATGTTTACACTGTCAACTTAATGATAGAGTAGCACTTAAAGTTTACACTGTCAACATGTTATGATATTATATAGATTACAAATTTAATTTTTCATTAAAATCAAGTTTCTATTACTAAATTATTTTTGAATTATACATATGTTGCAATATGAT
This genomic interval carries:
- a CDS encoding Gx transporter family protein, which translates into the protein MKKTFRIVFIGLLVSQALALYTIESMIPVPFIAPGAKLGLTNLITVIALYILNNKKDVFLIILLRLLLSTIFNGSLSTFMYGAAGAILSYYVMIFVKKFGKDRVSIVGVSCSGAVFHNIGQLVVASAIVQNIAVMLYLPILSIAGIGTGIFIGVTANFVVKHLSKLPYFKSLNLDL
- a CDS encoding flavodoxin family protein; the protein is MLLIHDLNVDDSKELTSVLPPNSRVLSKEIDNINGCLGCFNCWLKTPGRCIIEDSYTEMPKYILEGDTFVILTEIKYGCYTSYVKNVIDRSIGILLPFFQTVNGELHHLPRYKKDLKFIVIGYNKNITFDEEETFKDLVRRNAINLCIPDYEVYIIKDISESKKILKNL